CTGGCGGCTGGCTTCACCCAGACCGGCCATAATAGCCGCTCCGCCTTCGGAACCTACGTAGCGGGCATCATTACCGATAGTGCCGATAAGCTGATAACCCAAATACCTGAGGAAGTTGTAGGTGGAGGCGTGCAGATTGCCACAGTTGTAAAAGGTATTGGAATTGGCAAAACCGCCCAGCAAAGTGCCGGAGGAACGCCAAAGCTCATTTGAACCCTGGGTTGAAAGGGCTATCTCCCAAAGGGGTACATTGGGAATGACCAGCTTTTCAGTGGTCTCATATGCTTTCGCTACATTTTCAAAGACAATGGGGCGGGCAGCGGTAACCGGTACGTCGGTACCGATGTATTTTTCGTTATTTGAATCACCCTTCTCATACGAGAAGATAACATGGTCACGATGTTCCTGGGTAAGCTCGGTATAGCCTACCAGCGAAGCACCATAAGCCCGCATAGCCGCTCTAAGCATACGGGAAGCTTCTTCGGGAGTACCAGTCCACTTCGGTTCGCCCCGTTCTTCGGGAGTTTTTACCGGAGCGGGGTCTTTGGTTTCAGCCCAGCCCGGGGCAGTACCCGGAGAAACCCGTTTAAAGCTGCCGGCTAACGCCCTTGACCGGTAAGTATATCCCGGATAATTTGAGGCAGTTCTTTCAGCCAGTTCGGCAGCGGACAAGGCCGCAGCCCCCAGAACTCTATCTGCCCCGTAATACATAGCCCTGACTCTGGCGGACTGACCCTGATTGCGCCCGTCATGGCGTTCCATCATATCAAAGTCTACCTCTATGGTAGGGTCATCAATAGGGCGTTCTTTTACCCACCAGGGACGCGGCTGAACAGCTGTATCAGAGGCTATAAGTTCATCAATGTCATGAAAAACCGGAGCTGACGCCGCAACAGCGCCTATGCCTGCCCCGGCCATACCCAAACCCTTCATAAAATCACGGCGGGATACCATGGAATGAAACTTGCTCATAAAATCCTCCTAATTTGTTGACGGCATACCTGTTCTTTCACAACGCCACCCAGTCTTTCCTGAGCGCCATAATACACACTGCACCTCACTGAAATAAATGATAATCAGGAATAGCAATACATGAGTAAATTATATATTTCAGTGTGTTTTTTACTATCCGCTTTTATACGTAATACGCTTTAGGCATTTGTACTTATTTTTCTTATACGTAAAACTACTTATAAAAAAGAGAAACTGTCCACGTAGATACAGGCGGGCTTTAAAGGGTAATCTGAAATGTTTGTTACCGGGAGAAAAAACCTGAAAACACAAAAAAACCGGTCTCAAAAAGAGGCCGGTGCAAATCGCTATATCATAAGCTTAAGGACTCTGTTTTCAATCTTTTAAAAAACAGCCGGACTATTCCTCAAACACGCTGCCCTGTTCATATGAACCCAGAACATGAATAGTCTCGGTTACCTTTGCCAGCTCTTTCAGGGCGCGCTGGGTTTCAGGCGTATTTAAGCCCCGTTCAAAATCCAGATAGAAGTAATAACCCCAGGTACGCCCCATAACCGGGCGGGATTCTATCTTGGACAGGTTTATACCCTGGTCATAAAAACACTTAAGGCACTTATAAAGGCTGCCGGCATTGTTCTCAGCCTTTATGGCCAGAGAAGTTTTATTCGCCTGAGGGGGGTATTTGGGCTCTTTGGCTATGATAAGGAAACGGGTATAGTTCTGCTTTTCAGTTTCAATATCTTTGGCCAGTATTTTCATATCATACAGCTGGGCTGACAGGTTGCTGCTGATAGCAGCGGCAGTAGTAAGGTTTTTTTCTTTTATCATGCGGACACTGCCGGCAGTATCGTAGCCCTCTATACGTATCACACTGGGGTGCTTTTCAAGGAAAGATTCGGCCTGAATCATGGCAATAGGGTGGGTATAAACTTCATGTATCTGTTCCATTTTAACACCGGGCAGGGCAATCAGGTTCAGGATAACGTGCAGATAGGTCTCGCCGACTATCTTGCTTTCATATTTGAGCAAATTGTCATAATTATCCAGAAACGAGCCGTAAAGGGAGTTTTCTATAGCCACAACCCCGTAATCAGCCAGCCCCTTTTTGACATCTTCAAATACCTGATGGGAGGTGTCACTTTCAATAATCTCGGAATCACCGGGGAATTTATGGCGCGCTACAATATCATGAAAAGAGCCGCGAGCTCCCTGTATAGAAATCTTAATCATTGGCCTGCCCCTTTCCGTACCCAGATTATGCTAATAATAGCGTTTACCGCAGGCAGAGGCAAGGGTATATATATACAGTGTTTTTGGTATAAGACACCTTCGGGTGTACAGGGCGTGGTATAATAAATACAGGCAAGGAGAATTCCTGCCAATACTGGCAAGAAGGAGGCAAGGCATTTGGAGAAACTGCAGGCTCTGTTATGTACTTGGTTTTTCCCTTGTATCGGCTCTTCGCTGGTGGGAGTTAGGGGGAGTTGACCATCATCAAGCCGGCAAAGAGCGGCGAAGGTTCCTGAGCTTTCCGGTTAGTTTACTCTACGGTTAATGAGAAATCTGGCTTTTCTGGCCAGGCGGGGAAAGTAAGGAACGACCGTTTCCCCCGAAAATTAAATACAGTTTGGAATACATTTGGGCCCCGAATCTTTTACGGGGCCCTCTTTTTTAACTTATTTATTCTCTGGCTACAGCCGGAATAATAAGGCGGAAACAGTCTCCCGGGCGGGCTGAAAGCAGACCGGCGGCACTGCCGCCCTGAAGAGCAATCTCCAGCCTCCCGCTGCTGCCGATAACAGCCAGCAAACCGCTGGCCTGAGTGTAATTTTGGCAAAGACCATGGATAGTCCGGCCCAAAATCTCCAGCCCGACAGGTTTGCCAGAAGGCAACATTTGGGGAGTAATATCGGTAACCAGATTGCCGAAATGGTCTGCATATACCACGTGCCCGGTAATAGTCCCGTCAGGAGCAGTCTCCGGGCAGGGCAGATGAAAGGCGTTTATCCAGTCAAGACGCGGCCCGAAATCCCGAAGGGGAGTACCCAGACTGATATAAGCGGCGGCCGGTGCAAATATATCCCGCCCGTGAAAGGTGGCACTGACCGCTTTAAGCCAGAAAGCGGGGTTGGTTAACTGAAAAGCCTCTACACCCCGGGGAATATCCAGCTTCAGAAGACCTTCGGCCGGCAGCAAATCACTGTTACTTTTGGGCAGATAGGGGCTAAGCACATAACTAAAAATACCGTTGTCCGGACCTATAAATATGCCAGCCGGAGTGGCTAAAATAATCCCCCGGCGGCCGCTGCCTACCCCGGGGTCTACTACAGCTAAGTGAATGGTGTCTGCCGGGAAATAGGGGCTGGCCTCACCTAATAAAAAAGCCGCCTGCTGAATATTCTGGGGCTCTACCTGATGGGAAACATCCAGCAGCCGGACATTTGGGTTTATACTCAGGATAGCCCCCTTCATGGCGGCCACATAGGCATCTTGCAAGCCAAAGTCAGTAGTAAGGGTAATAATACCCACAACTAGCCCCCTTTAGCTTAGTTTCAGCATAAGCAGAGATACCAGCAGGAACAGGACTACCAGCACAATGGTGAGTATAAAAAGGGTTTTCTCTATACCCCGTTTGGTACGGTAGACGCTGTCTGCCTGCCCGAAGATACCGCCCAGACCTCCGCCTTTTACTTGCATCAGAACTGAGAGAGTGAGGGCTACGGCCAGCACTATCTGGGCTATAATCAGGTAGGTTTGCATGTTTATCCTTCCTCCAGAGCTTTCTTAAGCAACTCCATGGCTATGTTAGGGTTGGCTCTGCCCTTGCTTTGTTTCATCATTTGGCCTACTAAAAAGCCGATAACCTG
This sequence is a window from Dehalococcoides mccartyi 195. Protein-coding genes within it:
- a CDS encoding reductive dehalogenase → MSKFHSMVSRRDFMKGLGMAGAGIGAVAASAPVFHDIDELIASDTAVQPRPWWVKERPIDDPTIEVDFDMMERHDGRNQGQSARVRAMYYGADRVLGAAALSAAELAERTASNYPGYTYRSRALAGSFKRVSPGTAPGWAETKDPAPVKTPEERGEPKWTGTPEEASRMLRAAMRAYGASLVGYTELTQEHRDHVIFSYEKGDSNNEKYIGTDVPVTAARPIVFENVAKAYETTEKLVIPNVPLWEIALSTQGSNELWRSSGTLLGGFANSNTFYNCGNLHASTYNFLRYLGYQLIGTIGNDARYVGSEGGAAIMAGLGEASRQKLYTLTPEYGAPGRLYGVLTDLPLEPTHPIDAGIYRFCHSCQKCADHCPPQVISKEKEPSWDIPLTEGKETIFSVKGTKAFYNNLPLCRQYSNETSHGCRICWGECTFTVNRGSLVHQIIKGTVANVSLFNTYFYKLGEAFGYGADAEKAETWWDLSLPTLGQDSTITAADGGYGK
- a CDS encoding SAM hydrolase/SAM-dependent halogenase family protein produces the protein MGIITLTTDFGLQDAYVAAMKGAILSINPNVRLLDVSHQVEPQNIQQAAFLLGEASPYFPADTIHLAVVDPGVGSGRRGIILATPAGIFIGPDNGIFSYVLSPYLPKSNSDLLPAEGLLKLDIPRGVEAFQLTNPAFWLKAVSATFHGRDIFAPAAAYISLGTPLRDFGPRLDWINAFHLPCPETAPDGTITGHVVYADHFGNLVTDITPQMLPSGKPVGLEILGRTIHGLCQNYTQASGLLAVIGSSGRLEIALQGGSAAGLLSARPGDCFRLIIPAVARE
- a CDS encoding prephenate dehydratase is translated as MIKISIQGARGSFHDIVARHKFPGDSEIIESDTSHQVFEDVKKGLADYGVVAIENSLYGSFLDNYDNLLKYESKIVGETYLHVILNLIALPGVKMEQIHEVYTHPIAMIQAESFLEKHPSVIRIEGYDTAGSVRMIKEKNLTTAAAISSNLSAQLYDMKILAKDIETEKQNYTRFLIIAKEPKYPPQANKTSLAIKAENNAGSLYKCLKCFYDQGINLSKIESRPVMGRTWGYYFYLDFERGLNTPETQRALKELAKVTETIHVLGSYEQGSVFEE
- the secG gene encoding preprotein translocase subunit SecG, with protein sequence MQTYLIIAQIVLAVALTLSVLMQVKGGGLGGIFGQADSVYRTKRGIEKTLFILTIVLVVLFLLVSLLMLKLS